One genomic segment of Bacteroides caccae includes these proteins:
- a CDS encoding DUF4302 domain-containing protein, translated as MKKLIYTLLAFATVCFSCVQDVDDVYDKPVAQRVEEAVQEYHDLLVSSEHGWLMEYYPHSSQIYGGFNYIMKFKGGDKVTISTDAFGKPEETEESLFSIKKDIGPTLNFDTYNSLFHYFSDSDISGGAGTGKGYEGDYEFLLRSHTENEIVLRGKKTKNIIRMTRLAEDATPYLAAAIRVDEEMNRLEGVLGFSGMMNGKELALLYTDSHTFNVVYDGQETSTSFMPTATGIQFYLPVEVGGKELHRFTWSAANETLVAENAPDVVLKVDYDPEYIIYAQYLGKYTMNYRRGENTPVLSLEIELVKKEDMKSYTIKGMLPIDLTMIYNKAERRMELLNQKLTDGSEAYLSIWMVNPGSLTYGGTDFVNGMYGKLKEGSDNEYEFVDDGRKADFVTRGMILWSKAGEYKAYAESRFAFITLVKHE; from the coding sequence ATGAAAAAACTGATTTATACTTTACTGGCATTTGCCACTGTCTGCTTTTCGTGTGTGCAGGATGTAGATGATGTATACGATAAACCTGTTGCCCAGCGGGTAGAAGAAGCCGTTCAAGAATATCATGATTTGCTGGTAAGTTCCGAGCACGGGTGGTTAATGGAGTATTATCCGCATTCTTCGCAGATATATGGTGGTTTCAACTACATTATGAAGTTTAAAGGAGGGGATAAAGTGACTATTTCTACTGATGCTTTTGGGAAACCGGAGGAAACGGAAGAGAGCCTTTTTTCTATTAAGAAGGATATCGGACCGACCCTTAACTTTGACACTTATAATAGCTTGTTCCATTATTTCTCTGATTCGGATATATCCGGAGGAGCAGGAACGGGCAAAGGGTATGAGGGTGATTATGAATTTCTTTTGCGCTCGCATACTGAGAATGAGATTGTCCTTCGAGGGAAGAAAACGAAGAATATAATTCGTATGACCCGTCTGGCGGAAGATGCTACACCTTATCTGGCTGCTGCTATCCGAGTGGATGAAGAAATGAACCGTTTGGAAGGGGTATTGGGGTTCAGTGGCATGATGAATGGGAAAGAACTGGCTCTGCTTTATACGGATTCCCATACATTTAATGTGGTATATGACGGACAGGAAACGTCTACTTCTTTCATGCCGACGGCAACAGGAATACAGTTTTATCTTCCGGTGGAAGTTGGTGGCAAAGAGCTGCACCGCTTTACTTGGTCGGCTGCAAATGAAACACTGGTAGCTGAAAATGCTCCGGATGTTGTGTTGAAAGTGGATTATGATCCGGAATATATCATTTACGCACAATATTTGGGCAAGTATACGATGAATTACCGACGTGGTGAGAATACTCCTGTATTGTCTCTGGAAATCGAGTTAGTGAAGAAAGAGGATATGAAAAGTTATACAATTAAAGGTATGTTGCCGATTGATCTGACAATGATTTATAATAAGGCAGAACGGCGTATGGAGCTCCTGAATCAGAAGTTGACGGACGGTAGTGAAGCTTATTTGAGCATTTGGATGGTGAATCCCGGAAGCCTGACGTATGGAGGAACTGATTTTGTGAATGGTATGTACGGCAAACTGAAAGAAGGTTCTGACAACGAATATGAGTTTGTAGACGACGGAAGGAAAGCTGATTTTGTAACTCGCGGTATGATTCTGTGGAGCAAGGCGGGTGAATATAAGGCTTATGCCGAATCTCGTTTTGCATTTATCACTCTTGTTAAACATGAATAA
- a CDS encoding BACON domain-containing protein, with the protein MRKIYSILLCVLCLSAVGCSDDKDTADVALKAIRSDVKFSADGGTGTIELSGGKQVSATSDVAWCKVASVSDQEVSLVVEANLSISSRTTMVVIQSGEDILQVPVTQLGDTFICDVEGTKDFLMQGGEAVFTLHTRREYSIQSTAEWLTYELKGDQLHVVVSPMLDGTDYREGTLTVQSGKNEWSATCVQRGLSGTYTMMHTRNDGKRYTGSCTFTATDEKGVYDLIAKDVPLNNGVPFKAVLTDGRLVINFDNQYLGFISPNYIYLCAYDKAANVLTWGGNIMYVADLQFTKAGLPFFEFKDDGTWKDHKVDGFMYGIFDKKWENGGQFAGKSYGYAVDIVMEHQ; encoded by the coding sequence ATGAGAAAAATATATTCTATATTACTTTGTGTGCTATGCTTGTCGGCTGTTGGTTGTAGTGATGATAAGGATACGGCGGATGTAGCATTAAAGGCGATAAGGTCGGATGTTAAGTTTTCTGCGGATGGTGGCACAGGAACTATTGAACTGTCAGGCGGTAAACAGGTAAGTGCCACCTCGGATGTCGCTTGGTGTAAGGTAGCCAGTGTGTCCGATCAGGAAGTCAGTTTGGTTGTTGAGGCTAATCTTTCTATATCCAGTCGTACCACAATGGTGGTCATACAATCCGGGGAAGATATATTGCAAGTTCCCGTGACCCAGTTGGGCGATACTTTTATTTGTGATGTAGAAGGTACAAAGGATTTTCTTATGCAAGGGGGTGAAGCTGTTTTCACTTTGCATACCCGGCGCGAATATAGTATTCAATCTACTGCCGAATGGCTGACTTATGAATTGAAAGGCGATCAGCTTCATGTGGTGGTTTCTCCTATGTTGGACGGTACGGATTATCGGGAAGGGACGTTGACCGTTCAGAGTGGGAAAAATGAATGGTCGGCGACTTGCGTTCAGCGAGGATTGTCCGGTACATATACTATGATGCATACCCGTAATGACGGAAAACGTTATACGGGTAGTTGTACCTTTACGGCAACAGATGAGAAGGGAGTGTATGATTTGATAGCAAAAGATGTTCCGCTCAATAATGGTGTACCTTTTAAAGCTGTATTGACTGACGGACGGCTGGTTATCAACTTTGATAATCAGTATTTGGGATTTATCTCTCCTAATTACATTTATCTCTGTGCGTATGATAAAGCGGCTAATGTATTAACTTGGGGAGGAAATATCATGTATGTTGCTGATTTGCAGTTTACAAAAGCAGGATTACCATTCTTTGAGTTTAAAGATGATGGAACATGGAAAGATCATAAAGTAGACGGATTTATGTACGGCATTTTTGATAAGAAATGGGAAAACGGAGGCCAGTTTGCCGGAAAAAGTTACGGGTATGCGGTTGATATTGTAATGGAACACCAATGA
- a CDS encoding porin family protein, whose product MKKLLSLAAAFLLCAGVQAQIVSSRSVSIKSAQKQPSETQWFLRGGLNVMKMTGDGAEDTGSKLGYNFVYGFQKPLGSIGTYWGMEFGLGSRGWKVEENESDYEYSLSLMAHNVQVSPFTFGYKYNITDALAVDAHLGAYVSCDYVGKIKEKESYQGDSEETSVNMGDWEDWKRVDAGMNIGVGIWYDRFNLDFTYQRGFIKTWECNTSNVLIRLGVAF is encoded by the coding sequence ATGAAAAAACTATTATCATTGGCAGCCGCATTCTTACTGTGTGCAGGCGTGCAAGCACAGATTGTATCATCCAGAAGTGTCAGCATCAAATCCGCTCAGAAACAGCCTTCTGAAACACAATGGTTCCTGCGTGGCGGATTGAATGTCATGAAAATGACCGGAGACGGAGCGGAAGACACCGGCAGCAAACTCGGTTACAACTTTGTTTACGGTTTCCAGAAGCCATTAGGGAGTATAGGTACGTACTGGGGAATGGAGTTCGGACTCGGTTCCCGCGGCTGGAAGGTCGAAGAAAACGAAAGCGACTACGAATACAGCCTAAGCTTAATGGCCCACAACGTACAGGTTTCTCCGTTTACTTTCGGATATAAATACAACATTACGGATGCTCTGGCAGTCGACGCACATCTCGGCGCTTACGTAAGTTGCGACTATGTAGGTAAGATTAAAGAAAAAGAATCCTATCAGGGAGACAGTGAAGAAACAAGCGTCAACATGGGCGACTGGGAAGACTGGAAGCGGGTGGATGCAGGCATGAATATCGGTGTCGGTATATGGTACGACCGTTTCAACCTAGATTTCACTTATCAGCGCGGCTTTATCAAAACATGGGAGTGTAACACCAGCAATGTCCTGATTCGTCTGGGTGTAGCTTTCTAA
- the queG gene encoding tRNA epoxyqueuosine(34) reductase QueG — protein sequence MEALLPTEIIKAEALRLGFSACGAAPAEAVSEKVADTFRQWLADGCQGEMAYMQNYEDKRLDPRLLVEGARTVISVALNYYPETKLPENEYQIAWYAYGKDYHDVMKAKLKTLLEFIQNNYSAGGRAFCDTAPVLERYWAWRAGLGWIGKNTQLIIPQAGSCFFLGELIIDFPADRYDSPQENRCGSCTRCLNACPTKALEAPFRLNSAKCLSYLTIEYRGELPPDTGQKMDKMIYGCDECQRACPWNRFATPSRTIEFSPSASLLTMRKEDWHRLSEEQYRTLFKGSAVKRAKYQGLMRNIRSAKK from the coding sequence ATGGAAGCACTCCTCCCCACTGAAATAATCAAAGCCGAAGCCCTGCGCCTCGGCTTTTCAGCCTGTGGAGCAGCGCCTGCCGAAGCTGTCAGTGAAAAGGTTGCTGATACTTTCCGCCAATGGCTTGCAGACGGTTGCCAGGGGGAAATGGCTTATATGCAGAATTATGAGGACAAGCGCCTCGACCCGCGGCTCTTAGTAGAAGGGGCACGCACCGTTATCAGTGTTGCCCTGAACTATTATCCCGAAACGAAGCTGCCGGAGAATGAATACCAGATAGCGTGGTATGCCTACGGCAAAGATTATCACGATGTCATGAAGGCAAAGCTCAAGACGTTGCTTGAGTTTATCCAAAACAACTATTCTGCCGGCGGACGCGCCTTCTGCGACACCGCCCCCGTACTCGAACGCTATTGGGCATGGCGTGCCGGACTCGGCTGGATAGGGAAAAACACCCAGCTTATCATTCCGCAAGCGGGTTCTTGCTTCTTTTTGGGAGAATTAATTATTGACTTTCCTGCCGACCGCTATGACAGTCCGCAGGAAAACCGTTGCGGTTCATGTACCCGTTGCCTCAACGCTTGTCCTACAAAAGCGTTAGAAGCGCCTTTCAGGCTCAATTCCGCCAAATGTCTCTCTTATCTGACCATTGAATACCGTGGAGAACTTCCGCCCGATACGGGGCAAAAAATGGACAAAATGATCTACGGCTGCGACGAATGTCAACGTGCCTGTCCATGGAACCGCTTCGCGACTCCTTCACGGACAATAGAATTCTCCCCTTCCGCCTCCCTGCTGACCATGCGGAAGGAAGACTGGCACCGCCTCTCGGAAGAACAATACAGGACACTGTTCAAGGGCAGCGCAGTGAAAAGGGCCAAGTATCAGGGACTCATGCGAAACATCCGGTCCGCGAAAAAGTAA
- a CDS encoding polysaccharide deacetylase family protein — MFIEQPPWFFRALYPQAIFRMDPNERAVYLTFDDGPIPEVTPWVLELLEKHNIKATFFMVGDNIKKHPDEYRMVVEHGHRIGNHTFNHIRGFEYSNPDYLANAQKVDEIIHSDLFRPPHGHMGFRQYYTLRYHYRIIMWDLVTRDYSKRMRPEQVLNNVKRYARNGSIITFHDSLKSWNNGNLQYALPRSIEFLKAEGYEFKVL; from the coding sequence ATGTTTATAGAACAACCACCGTGGTTTTTCCGGGCGTTGTATCCGCAAGCCATTTTCCGAATGGACCCGAACGAACGGGCCGTCTACCTGACTTTTGATGACGGACCTATCCCCGAAGTTACTCCCTGGGTACTGGAACTGCTGGAAAAACACAATATTAAAGCTACCTTCTTCATGGTAGGCGACAATATAAAGAAACACCCGGACGAATACCGGATGGTGGTAGAACACGGTCACCGCATCGGCAACCACACTTTCAACCACATCCGTGGATTCGAATACTCCAACCCCGACTATCTGGCAAATGCCCAAAAAGTAGATGAAATCATACATTCCGACCTGTTCCGCCCGCCACACGGCCACATGGGTTTCCGACAATACTATACCCTCCGCTATCATTACCGGATCATCATGTGGGACCTCGTGACCCGCGATTACAGTAAGCGGATGCGCCCGGAACAGGTACTCAACAACGTGAAACGTTACGCACGCAACGGCTCTATCATCACCTTCCACGACTCCCTGAAATCATGGAACAACGGGAATCTGCAATATGCCCTCCCCCGCTCTATCGAGTTTCTGAAAGCGGAAGGATATGAGTTTAAAGTGTTATAA
- a CDS encoding glycosyltransferase family 117 protein: MKQYRTVNNLMGWLTFIIAATVYCLTIEPTASFWDCPEFITTGYKLEVGHPPGAPFFMLMANLFTQFASDVTTVAKMVNYMSALMSGACILFLFWSITHLVRKLIITDENNITKGQLVTIMGSGLVGALVYTFSDTFWFSAVEGEVYAFSSLFTAVVFWLILKWEDVADQPHSDRWIILIAYLTGLSIGVHLLNLLCLPAIVLVYYYKKTPNATAKGSLLALFGSMVLVAAVLYGIVPGIVKVGGWFELLFVNGLGMPFNTGVVVYIILLAAALIWGVYESYTQKSKARMAVSFILTIALLGIPFYGHGASSILIGILVIGVLAIYLAPQMQEKMKEKWRISARTLNTTLLCTMMIVIGYSSYALIVIRSTANTPMDQNSPEDIFTLGEYLGREQYGTRPLFYGPAFSSKVALDVKDGYCIPRQSETGSKYVRKEKTSPDEKDSYIELPGRIEYEYAQNMLFPRMYSSSHAPLYKQWVDIKGHDVPYDQCGEMVMVNMPTQWENIKFFFSYQLNFMYWRYFMWNFAGRQNDIQGSGEIEHGNWITGIPFIDNLLVGNQEFLPQDLKNNKGHNVFYCLPLLLGLIGLFWQAYHSQRGIQQFWVVFFLFFMTGIAIVLYLNQTPAQPRERDYAYAGSFYAFAIWVGMGVAGVIRLLREYCKMQELPAAALASVLCLFVPIQMAGQTWDDHDRSGRFVARDFGQNYLMTLQESGNPIIYTNGDNDTFPLWYNQETEGFRTDARTCNLSYLQTDWYIDQMKRPAYDSPSLPITWDRVQYVEGQNEYISIRPEMKKLIDNYFKQAEELAAQGDTTVLSLVHSIFGENPYELKEIINRWMLGKNDQLKELLKKSGQGIELPLIPTDSIVMKVDAEAVRRSGMKIPEALGDSIPEYMTISLKDANGNPKRALYKSELMMLEMLANANWERPIYMAITVGSENHLGMDNHFVQEGLAYRFTPFETDKLNSKIDSEKMYDNLMNKFKFGGIDKPGIYIDENVMRMCYTHRRIFTQLVGQLIKEGKKDKALAALDYAEKMIPSSNVPYDWANGAFQMAEAYYQLGQTEKANKIIDELANKSLEYMVWYLSLTDYQLSIASENFMYNAGLLDAEVRLMEKYKSEELAKHYSEQLDQLYNEYVTRMKGK, from the coding sequence ATGAAACAGTACAGAACCGTAAACAACCTCATGGGTTGGCTTACATTCATCATTGCGGCAACGGTTTATTGCCTGACAATAGAACCGACTGCAAGTTTCTGGGATTGCCCCGAGTTTATAACTACCGGCTACAAACTGGAAGTCGGTCACCCGCCCGGCGCACCTTTCTTCATGCTAATGGCGAACCTGTTCACCCAGTTTGCCTCCGATGTGACCACCGTGGCAAAAATGGTGAATTATATGAGTGCCCTGATGAGCGGTGCCTGTATCCTGTTCCTTTTCTGGAGCATCACCCACCTGGTTCGCAAACTGATTATCACCGATGAAAACAATATTACCAAAGGCCAGCTTGTCACCATTATGGGTAGCGGATTGGTCGGTGCACTGGTTTATACATTCAGTGACACATTCTGGTTCTCGGCCGTAGAAGGCGAAGTATACGCTTTCTCCTCCCTGTTCACCGCCGTTGTTTTCTGGCTGATACTGAAGTGGGAAGACGTAGCCGACCAGCCTCACAGCGACCGTTGGATTATCCTCATCGCCTACCTGACCGGTTTGAGTATCGGCGTACACTTGCTCAACTTGCTTTGTTTGCCCGCTATCGTGCTGGTTTACTATTATAAGAAAACTCCGAATGCCACCGCAAAAGGTTCATTGCTTGCCCTTTTCGGTTCCATGGTGCTCGTGGCAGCCGTGCTCTACGGCATTGTGCCGGGTATCGTGAAAGTAGGCGGCTGGTTCGAACTGTTGTTTGTCAACGGATTGGGAATGCCGTTCAACACCGGAGTAGTGGTCTATATCATCCTGCTTGCAGCAGCGCTGATCTGGGGTGTTTACGAAAGTTACACGCAAAAGAGCAAGGCGCGCATGGCTGTCTCCTTTATCCTGACGATTGCCCTGCTCGGTATCCCGTTCTACGGACATGGAGCCAGCAGTATCCTCATCGGTATCCTCGTAATCGGCGTATTGGCTATCTATCTTGCCCCGCAGATGCAGGAAAAGATGAAAGAGAAATGGCGTATTTCGGCGCGCACGCTGAACACGACATTGCTGTGCACGATGATGATCGTTATCGGCTATTCGTCTTATGCACTGATCGTTATCCGCTCTACTGCCAACACGCCCATGGACCAGAACTCACCGGAAGATATCTTCACGCTGGGCGAATACCTCGGTCGTGAGCAATATGGCACACGCCCGTTGTTCTACGGCCCTGCTTTCTCCTCCAAAGTGGCACTCGACGTAAAAGACGGTTATTGCATTCCCCGCCAGTCGGAAACAGGCAGCAAGTATGTCCGCAAGGAAAAGACTTCGCCGGACGAAAAAGACTCTTATATCGAACTCCCCGGACGTATCGAGTATGAATACGCACAGAATATGCTTTTCCCGCGTATGTACAGTTCCTCGCACGCCCCGCTCTACAAGCAATGGGTTGACATCAAGGGACATGACGTACCTTACGACCAATGCGGAGAAATGGTCATGGTGAATATGCCTACCCAATGGGAGAACATCAAGTTCTTCTTCTCCTACCAGTTGAACTTCATGTACTGGCGTTACTTCATGTGGAACTTCGCCGGACGCCAGAACGACATTCAGGGTAGCGGAGAAATAGAACACGGCAACTGGATTACCGGTATTCCGTTCATCGATAACCTGCTCGTAGGCAATCAGGAATTCCTGCCGCAGGACCTCAAGAATAACAAAGGACACAATGTATTCTACTGCCTGCCGTTGCTGCTCGGACTGATCGGGCTTTTCTGGCAAGCCTACCACAGTCAGCGTGGTATCCAGCAGTTCTGGGTAGTATTCTTCCTGTTCTTCATGACGGGTATCGCCATTGTGCTCTACCTCAACCAGACGCCTGCACAGCCTCGTGAACGAGATTATGCATACGCCGGTTCATTCTATGCCTTTGCCATCTGGGTAGGTATGGGTGTGGCAGGTGTTATCCGACTATTGCGGGAGTACTGCAAGATGCAGGAACTTCCTGCCGCTGCTCTGGCTTCCGTTCTCTGCCTGTTTGTCCCCATTCAAATGGCAGGACAGACGTGGGACGACCACGACCGTAGCGGCCGCTTCGTAGCCCGCGACTTCGGCCAGAACTATTTGATGACCCTGCAGGAATCAGGAAACCCGATTATCTACACCAACGGTGATAACGATACCTTCCCTCTGTGGTACAACCAGGAAACGGAAGGCTTCCGTACCGATGCCCGCACTTGTAACCTGAGTTACTTGCAGACCGACTGGTACATCGACCAGATGAAGCGTCCGGCATACGATTCGCCCTCTCTCCCTATCACATGGGACCGCGTCCAATACGTGGAAGGACAGAACGAGTATATCTCTATCCGCCCGGAAATGAAGAAGCTCATCGACAACTACTTCAAGCAGGCCGAAGAACTGGCAGCACAGGGAGACACCACCGTATTGTCTCTCGTCCACTCTATCTTCGGAGAGAACCCGTATGAACTGAAGGAGATTATCAACCGCTGGATGCTCGGCAAGAACGACCAACTGAAGGAGCTGCTCAAGAAAAGCGGACAGGGAATCGAACTTCCTCTGATCCCGACGGACAGTATCGTGATGAAAGTGGATGCGGAAGCCGTGCGCCGTTCCGGCATGAAGATACCGGAAGCCTTGGGTGACTCTATCCCCGAATATATGACTATCTCGCTGAAAGACGCCAACGGCAACCCGAAACGCGCGCTTTACAAGAGCGAACTGATGATGCTCGAAATGCTGGCCAACGCCAACTGGGAACGCCCGATCTATATGGCAATAACCGTAGGCAGCGAAAACCACCTCGGCATGGATAACCACTTCGTTCAGGAAGGTCTTGCCTACCGCTTCACTCCGTTCGAGACGGACAAGCTGAACAGCAAAATCGACAGTGAAAAGATGTACGACAACCTGATGAACAAGTTCAAGTTCGGCGGTATCGACAAGCCGGGAATCTACATCGACGAGAACGTGATGCGTATGTGCTACACACACCGCCGCATCTTCACGCAACTGGTGGGACAACTCATCAAGGAAGGCAAAAAAGACAAGGCGCTTGCCGCCCTCGACTATGCCGAAAAGATGATTCCGTCGTCCAACGTACCGTACGACTGGGCCAACGGGGCTTTCCAAATGGCAGAAGCCTACTATCAGTTGGGACAGACAGAGAAAGCGAACAAGATTATCGACGAACTTGCCAACAAGTCGCTCGAATACATGGTCTGGTACCTGAGTCTGACCGACTACCAACTCTCCATTGCCAGCGAAAACTTCATGTACAATGCAGGATTGCTTGACGCGGAAGTACGCCTAATGGAGAAATACAAATCAGAAGAACTTGCAAAACACTACTCCGAACAGCTCGACCAACTATACAACGAGTATGTGACGAGAATGAAAGGGAAATAA
- a CDS encoding metal ABC transporter ATP-binding protein encodes MTKPIIEIKNLSAGYDGRNVLHDINLAVYERDFLGIIGPNGGGKTTLVKCILGLLKPTGGEISFNCKPSLGYLPQYSTIDRKFPISVEEVILSGLSIQKSLTSRFTPEQKEKGKQIIARMGLEGLEHRAIGQLSGGQLQRALLGRAIISDPSVLILDEPSTYIDKRFEARLYELLAEINKECAIILVSHDIGTVLQQVKSIACVNETLDYHPDTGVTTEWLEKNFNCPIELLGHGTLPHRILGEHHHHH; translated from the coding sequence ATGACGAAGCCAATTATCGAAATAAAAAACCTATCCGCCGGATACGACGGCCGCAATGTTCTCCATGACATCAACCTTGCCGTCTACGAACGGGACTTCCTCGGAATTATCGGTCCGAACGGAGGCGGGAAGACAACGCTTGTAAAGTGCATCCTCGGTCTGCTAAAGCCCACCGGAGGGGAAATTAGTTTCAACTGTAAGCCTTCTTTGGGCTACCTGCCTCAATACAGCACGATCGATCGGAAATTTCCCATATCAGTGGAGGAAGTAATCCTTTCCGGACTCAGCATACAGAAGTCACTGACCTCCCGTTTCACCCCCGAACAAAAGGAGAAGGGCAAGCAAATTATTGCCCGCATGGGGCTCGAAGGACTCGAACACCGTGCTATCGGGCAATTAAGCGGCGGACAGTTACAACGCGCGCTTCTGGGACGCGCCATAATCTCCGACCCTTCCGTGCTTATTCTGGACGAACCCAGCACGTATATCGACAAGCGTTTCGAAGCACGCCTCTACGAGTTGCTGGCGGAAATTAATAAAGAATGTGCCATTATCCTTGTCAGTCACGACATCGGCACGGTGCTGCAACAGGTGAAATCTATCGCCTGTGTCAACGAAACTCTGGATTATCATCCCGATACGGGGGTCACCACCGAATGGTTGGAAAAGAACTTTAACTGTCCTATCGAACTGCTCGGACACGGGACGCTGCCGCACCGTATTCTGGGTGAACATCATCATCACCACTAG
- a CDS encoding metal ABC transporter solute-binding protein, Zn/Mn family, with product MKKQLIDMKTLLIIGSCLLLAACTGRTSQSGTEEKPVITVTLEPQRYFTEAIAGDKFTVVSMVPKGSSPETYDPVPQQLVSLGDSKAYFRIGYIGFEQAWMDRLMNNAPHIQVFDTSKGIDLILNDNEHGNGYHDHEGHNHPGHSHAVEPHIWNSTANALILAGNTYKALCTLDKANELYYRNRYDSLYQRIQQTDSLIRQQLSAPNAAKSFMIYHPALSYFARDYGLHQISIEEGGKEPSPAHLKELIDLCKAEDVRVIFVQPEFDKRNAETIAQQTGTKVVPINPLSYDWETEMLNVAKALAPAETKEQTVRQ from the coding sequence ATGAAAAAGCAACTAATAGATATGAAGACCCTGCTTATCATCGGCTCCTGCCTCCTACTGGCAGCGTGCACCGGACGAACGTCCCAAAGCGGTACTGAGGAAAAGCCGGTCATTACCGTCACACTCGAACCGCAACGCTATTTCACGGAAGCCATTGCAGGCGACAAGTTCACGGTAGTCAGCATGGTCCCCAAAGGTTCCAGCCCGGAAACATACGACCCGGTTCCGCAGCAACTCGTATCCCTTGGCGACAGCAAAGCCTACTTCCGCATCGGTTACATCGGCTTCGAACAGGCCTGGATGGACCGTCTGATGAACAATGCCCCTCATATCCAAGTGTTCGACACCTCCAAAGGAATAGACCTGATTCTGAACGACAACGAACATGGCAACGGATATCATGACCATGAAGGTCACAATCATCCAGGTCACAGTCATGCCGTAGAGCCACATATATGGAACTCGACCGCCAACGCCCTCATCCTTGCCGGAAATACGTATAAAGCGCTCTGCACCCTTGATAAAGCCAATGAGCTTTATTACAGGAACCGGTACGACTCCCTCTACCAACGCATCCAGCAAACGGACAGTCTGATTCGTCAACAACTCTCCGCACCGAACGCCGCCAAATCCTTTATGATTTACCACCCGGCCCTCTCCTACTTTGCCCGTGACTACGGACTGCACCAGATTTCTATCGAAGAAGGAGGCAAAGAACCCTCTCCCGCCCACCTGAAAGAGCTGATAGACCTCTGCAAAGCGGAAGACGTGCGTGTAATCTTCGTCCAACCGGAGTTTGACAAGCGCAATGCGGAAACTATCGCGCAGCAGACCGGTACCAAAGTAGTTCCTATCAACCCTCTCAGCTACGACTGGGAAACAGAAATGCTGAATGTAGCCAAAGCTCTCGCCCCGGCCGAGACAAAGGAACAAACAGTCAGACAGTGA
- the mnmD gene encoding tRNA (5-methylaminomethyl-2-thiouridine)(34)-methyltransferase MnmD gives MKRIIEKTDDGSTTLFVPELNEHYHSTKGARTESQHIFINMGLKASTATTPHILEIGFGTGLNAWLTLEEAEKSGRNVYYTGLELYPLEWQLVEQLGYISANEQLMTGDNQCPAHELFKQLHTSPWEEDVPITPHFTLRKVQKDFNKLETETEGWKADVIYFDAFAPEKQPEMWSQELFNRLYVLLNNGGILTTYCAKGVVRRMLQAAGFIVERLPGPPGGKREILRARKQE, from the coding sequence ATGAAAAGAATAATCGAGAAGACCGATGACGGGAGCACTACCCTGTTTGTTCCGGAATTGAATGAGCATTATCATTCAACGAAAGGGGCACGCACGGAGTCCCAGCACATTTTCATCAATATGGGACTGAAAGCCTCCACCGCCACCACCCCTCACATTCTGGAAATAGGTTTCGGAACAGGTCTGAACGCCTGGCTCACCCTCGAAGAAGCAGAAAAAAGCGGGAGGAATGTATACTATACAGGTCTGGAACTCTATCCCCTGGAATGGCAACTCGTAGAGCAACTGGGGTATATTTCCGCCAACGAACAACTAATGACAGGCGACAACCAGTGTCCGGCCCACGAGTTATTCAAACAGCTTCATACCTCCCCGTGGGAAGAAGACGTACCGATTACCCCTCACTTCACCCTACGAAAAGTACAAAAAGACTTTAATAAGCTGGAAACAGAGACAGAAGGGTGGAAAGCAGACGTGATTTACTTCGACGCCTTCGCACCGGAAAAGCAGCCGGAGATGTGGTCGCAAGAACTATTCAACCGCCTTTATGTTTTATTAAATAACGGCGGAATCCTGACGACTTATTGTGCCAAAGGAGTCGTCAGGCGAATGTTGCAGGCCGCAGGATTCATCGTGGAACGTCTTCCCGGCCCTCCAGGAGGAAAACGGGAAATACTGCGGGCCCGGAAACAAGAATAA